Proteins encoded together in one Polaribacter reichenbachii window:
- a CDS encoding glyoxalase: MFKSIRTFIGAKDFEISRSFYKDLGFIEVKLSTNLSVFKVDEKLNFYLQKAYVKDWIDNSMLFLEVEDIEAYLLEIKNKNLTEKYSKVQLSAIVTNDWGKEFFLHDPSGILWHIGCFNQ; this comes from the coding sequence ATGTTTAAATCGATAAGAACATTTATTGGCGCAAAAGACTTTGAAATCTCTCGTAGTTTTTACAAAGATTTAGGCTTTATAGAAGTAAAATTATCTACCAATTTATCTGTTTTTAAGGTTGATGAAAAATTAAATTTCTATTTACAAAAAGCATATGTAAAAGATTGGATAGATAACTCAATGCTATTTTTAGAAGTAGAAGACATTGAAGCTTATTTATTAGAAATAAAAAATAAAAATCTTACAGAAAAGTATTCAAAAGTACAACTATCAGCAATTGTTACTAACGATTGGGGTAAAGAATTCTTTTTGCACGATCCGTCAGGAATTCTTTGGCATATTGGGTGCTTTAATCAGTAA
- the lptB gene encoding LPS export ABC transporter ATP-binding protein, which translates to MILKAENIEKLYGSRKVVKGISLEVQQGEIIGLLGPNGAGKTTSFYMIVGMIKPNEGKIFLNDEEITNDAMYKRAQKGIGYLAQEASVFRKLSVEDNIMSVLQFTDLSKKEQKIKLESLIEEFNIGHVRKNRGDLLSGGERRRTEIARCLASDPNFILLDEPFAGVDPIAVEDIQSIVAQLKNKNIGILITDHDVQATLAITDKTYLMYNGSILKEGTPEELAADEMVRKVYLGKDFELKKKKIFQ; encoded by the coding sequence ATGATATTAAAAGCAGAAAATATTGAAAAACTCTATGGAAGTAGAAAAGTTGTAAAAGGCATTTCTTTAGAGGTTCAGCAAGGTGAAATTATTGGACTTTTAGGCCCAAATGGAGCTGGAAAAACAACTTCTTTTTATATGATTGTGGGTATGATTAAACCTAACGAAGGCAAAATTTTTTTAAATGATGAAGAAATAACCAATGATGCGATGTACAAACGTGCGCAAAAAGGAATTGGTTATTTGGCGCAAGAGGCTTCTGTTTTTAGAAAACTTTCTGTAGAAGACAATATAATGTCTGTATTACAATTCACAGATTTATCGAAAAAAGAACAAAAAATAAAGCTCGAATCTTTAATTGAAGAGTTTAATATTGGTCACGTTCGTAAAAATAGAGGAGATTTACTTTCTGGTGGTGAAAGACGTAGAACAGAAATTGCACGTTGTTTAGCTTCTGATCCTAATTTTATATTGTTAGATGAACCTTTTGCGGGTGTAGACCCAATTGCTGTAGAAGATATACAAAGTATCGTTGCTCAATTGAAAAACAAAAATATCGGAATTTTAATTACAGATCATGATGTGCAAGCAACTTTGGCTATTACAGATAAAACCTATTTAATGTACAATGGTAGTATTTTAAAAGAAGGTACTCCAGAAGAATTAGCAGCAGATGAAATGGTTCGTAAGGTGTATTTAGGTAAAGATTTTGAATTGAAAAAGAAGAAAATCTTTCAATAA
- a CDS encoding carboxymuconolactone decarboxylase family protein, with protein MPTKVKEFNDYRAKMNDKILASDNKVIKRIFNLDTNAFKEGHLPVKTKELLGLVASMVLRCDDCVQYHLEAAMKNGVSKEEMMETMSIANLIGGTIVIPHLRRAVEYWEALEEEKSLTE; from the coding sequence ATGCCAACAAAAGTTAAAGAATTTAATGATTATCGTGCTAAAATGAACGATAAAATCTTAGCTTCAGATAATAAAGTTATCAAAAGAATATTTAATCTAGACACCAATGCTTTTAAAGAAGGGCATTTGCCTGTAAAAACAAAAGAGCTATTAGGTTTAGTAGCCTCTATGGTTTTAAGGTGCGATGATTGTGTACAATATCATTTAGAAGCTGCAATGAAAAATGGGGTTAGCAAAGAAGAAATGATGGAAACCATGTCTATTGCCAATTTAATTGGTGGTACCATTGTAATTCCGCATTTACGAAGAGCTGTAGAATATTGGGAAGCTCTTGAAGAAGAAAAAAGTTTAACTGAATAA
- the tatC gene encoding twin-arginine translocase subunit TatC: protein MAEQQKEMSFLGHLEELRWHLVRSVAAIFILAITFFAFAEQVYDHFLLAHIKPDFITYQLFCDAFQLFGIDSAFCNVSFADKKLQSIKVTSQLMNSIWSSLILGLIVSFPYLLWEIWRFVAPGLTAHEIKKSKGFIFIASFLFFIGVLFSFYVIAPISIHFLYNYQITDAIENSFTLESHIGLVTNMLLGVSILFELPVLIYFLTKIGLITPEFLKKYRKHALVVVLILAAIITPPDVASQVIVAIPILILYEIGISVSRRVIKKQEKNANKS, encoded by the coding sequence ATGGCAGAACAACAAAAAGAAATGTCTTTTTTAGGACATTTAGAGGAATTAAGATGGCATTTGGTAAGAAGTGTTGCTGCAATATTTATTTTGGCAATTACATTCTTTGCATTTGCAGAACAAGTGTACGATCATTTTTTACTAGCACATATTAAGCCCGATTTTATCACCTACCAATTATTTTGTGATGCATTTCAATTATTTGGTATCGATAGTGCTTTTTGTAATGTTAGTTTTGCTGATAAAAAACTACAAAGTATAAAAGTAACCTCTCAATTAATGAACTCTATTTGGTCTTCATTAATTCTAGGTTTAATCGTTTCTTTCCCTTATTTATTATGGGAAATTTGGCGATTTGTAGCACCCGGTTTAACTGCACATGAAATAAAAAAATCGAAAGGATTTATTTTTATTGCTTCCTTTTTATTTTTTATTGGAGTGTTGTTTAGTTTTTATGTAATTGCACCAATCTCAATACATTTTTTATACAATTACCAAATTACAGATGCTATTGAAAATAGTTTTACACTAGAATCTCATATTGGTTTGGTTACAAATATGTTATTAGGGGTTTCTATTTTATTTGAATTACCTGTACTCATCTACTTTTTAACAAAAATCGGATTAATTACACCAGAGTTCCTTAAAAAATACAGAAAACACGCTTTAGTAGTTGTATTAATATTAGCAGCAATTATTACACCTCCAGATGTTGCAAGTCAAGTTATAGTAGCAATTCCTATCTTAATTTTATATGAAATAGGAATTAGCGTATCAAGAAGAGTTATTAAAAAACAAGAAAAGAATGCCAACAAAAGTTAA